In the genome of Mucilaginibacter sp. 14171R-50, the window GGTTAACTGTTTAACTATATCCTGTATCAAAGCTTGTTCCTGCGATGAACTTTCGCCTGTAAATTCTTTATATTTAGTAAACGATTCTTCAAAACTAAGTATTTTATCGGGTTCATCGGTTCTTTTACCATCCTTATAAATATACTTTACATATTTTACACTCACGGTAATTGTTAAACGGCTTGCACCTGCAATAGGCGGCGTATTGCTGTTTGTGGCTTGTATAGAAACCGGTGCGATAGAATAATTGGTAATAGCGCCCGACATAATCCCATCAGCTTCGCCCCTTACTATGCTTAAACTTGTTTGCGACCGGATGCGATTTTTTAATGCCTCGGTAAAGGTTTGGCTTAAGGTTGGCACCACAAGGGGCGCGTTGTTCTCAAAAAACTGAATGTCGATAGTTTTCATATCAACAGGAATAGAAGAGCCGTTAAGCGAGAGTTTATAGGCACATGAGCTAAAAAGCATAACCACCGGGCATATTATTACTAAAATTAAAAAAAGCCTTTTTCTCATCTGATACCTATAAATCTAATTCTTTTATTTTACGATATAAAGTCCTTTCGGATATTCCCAGTTCGTTGGCCGCGAGCTTACGTTTGCCTTTATGCTTTTTTAAGGCTTTGCGTATCAAGTCAGATTCCTTTTCAATAAGCGACAACGATTCCTCTACCTCTTCTGCATCGTGTGTAATATTATAGTCGGTATTATTATTGCCGCCGCTATTGTTAACGGGCTGCTGCAGGGTAAATTGTGCCTCGTGTTTGTTGGTTGGTAATTCAATATCGCGGTACAATTGTGTTATAGCCGGCGAGTTATGCTGAAAGTTTGCACTTACACCACCATGCTCAATGATATCAGCCACCAGCTTTTTGAGTTCCACCATATCCCGCTTCATATCAAACAGCACTTTATACAGTATGTCCCTCTCAGAAAAGTCCTCTTTTGGCTGGCTATCCAAACGCATAGGCAGGTTGCTGCGGCTCGCCTCGTGCGGAATATAAGTTAATAAGGTTGCCGCTGTTATAATACGGTCGCGCTCTAAAACGGCCAGTTGCTCGGCCATGTTTTTGAGTTGCCTGACATTCCCCGGCCACGAATAGTTGATCAATACCTGCTGCGCCTCGTCATCAAGCTGAATGGGCGGTGTGCGGTATTTATCGGTAAAATCTGAAGTAAACTTGCGGAACAGCAGGAAAATATCCTCCTTCCTGTCGCGCAGGGGTGGTATGCGCAACGGCACGGTGTTCAAGCGGTAGTATAGATCCTCGCGGAATTTTCCTGCCTTTACAGCATCATAAACATCAACATTGGTTGCGGCAATAACGCGTACGTTTGTCTTCTCCACCTTTGACGATCCCACCCTGATGTACTGGCCCGACTCTAAAACACGTAACAAACGTGCCTGAGTACCCAAAGGCATCTCGGCTATCTCATCCAAAAATATAGTACCGCCGTTAACGGTTTCGAAATACCCCTTACGTTCGCCAATGGCGCCGGTGTAAGCGCCTTTTTCGTGCCCGAAAAGCTCTGAGTCAATGGTTCCCTCGGGAATAGCGCCGCAGTTCACCGCGATAAACGGCCCGTGCTTGCGCGGACTCATCTGGTGAATGATGTGGGAAAAAACCTCTTTACCGCTACCACTCTCCCCGGTAATTAATACCGAAATATCAGTAGGTGCAACCTGGTTTGCAATATTTATAGCCCGGTTAAGCAACGGCGAATTGCCGATGATCCCGAAGCGCTGTTTAATTTCTTGTACTTCCATAAGAGATTCAAGAATCAGGATATCAAGACCTAAGACAACTCAAGAATTGACCTGACCCAATTTTAATCATCGCCTTTCAATATATATTCTCTGAAATTGAATATCATTTTCTGAATTTCAGCAACTAATTCCAAACATTCCTTTAATTTATTCTGAGAACCATACGCCCTCCTCTCACATATCAACAACTGCGTTTCTACCTCAAAAGAAGATGTTAGCGACGTTGTTAAAAATTCAGCGAAGTGGATCTTCGTTCGTTTCCCTGACCCCTCGGCTATATTTGATGGTATAGAACAAGAACACCGGTTGAGTTGATCAATAAGATTGAAGCGTTCTTCTACTGGTAAACCCTTGCAATATTCAAAAGTTAGATCGGTTAAGTCCATGGACCGTTGCCAAATCTTTAAACTTTTAAAATTGTGCTTCATTCTATCTTCGATCCTTTTCTTATCTCTTGATTCCTAATTTCTTGCTTCTACAAATTAAACGATAGTTCCTATCAACGTTGCCGATGTGGTCCTTTCTACCAACACATTTACATACCGCCCCGGTTTGTAATTTTCGTTTACCGGGAAGATCACCATAGCGTTTTGATCGCTGCGGCCGCAGTAGTCTTTGTCTGATTTTTTCGAGAAACCCTCTATCAGCACCTTCTCAATTTTACCGATACGCGCCTGCATACGGTAAAAAGAATATTGTTGCTGCTTGGCTACTATTTGGGCCAGGCGGCGCTGTTTTACATCCTCCGGTATATCGTCTGTGTAACGCTTGGCAGCCAATGTGCCAGGGCGTTCGCTGTACTTAAACATATAAGCAAAGTCGTACTTTACGTAATCCATCATGGTTACGGTATCATTATGCTCTTCCTCAGTTTCGGTGCAAAAGCCGGTGATCACATCGGTAGATATAGCACACTCCGGTATTATCCTGCGGATAGCATCTATACGGTTCATGTACCATTCGCGGTCGTATGTGCGGTTCATCATTTCCAATATACGGCTGTTCCCGCTTTGCACCGGCAGGTGTATGTAATTGCAAATATTTTCGTACCTGGCAATTGTGTGTAATACTTCGTCGGTTATATCTTTTGGGTGCGAAGTAGAGAACCTCACCCGCAGCTCGGGGCTTACCAATGCCACCATCTCTAACAAATTGGCAAAGTTTACAACTTTAACCTCATCACCCACTGCCAACTGCTCGCTGCCATCTGCCGACTGACCACTCCATTTATAAGAGTCCACATTTTGCCCCAACAATGTAACCTCGCGGTATCCCGCTTCAAAAAGTGCCCGGCACTCTGCCACAACTGAATAGGCATCGCGGCTCCGCTCGCGGCCACGGGTAAACGGCACCACGCAAAAGCTGCACATGTTATCGCAACCACGCATAATCGATACAAAGGCGTTTATACCGTTGCTGTTTAAACGCACCGGACTTATATCGGCGTAGGTTTCTTCGCGGCTTAAAAGTACATTCACAGCGCGTTGCCCGCTATCAACCTGTTCTATCAGATCAGGCAGACTACGGTAGGCATCAGGGCCAACCACTACATCAACCAGCTTCTCTTCTTCTAAAAATTTAGCTTTCAAACGCTCGGCCATGCAGCCCAAAACGCCGACCACCATGCCGGGGTTCCTGAATTTAGCGCCCGCAAATTCTTTGAGCCGGTTACGTACGCGCACTTCCGCATTCTCGCGTATCGAGCACGTATTTATAAAAACCACATCGGCGTTATTAAAATCTGATGTAGTTTCGAAACCCTTCTCGGCCAATATAGAAGCTACTATCTCACTGTCAGAGAAGTTCATGGCGCAGCCATAGCTTTCTATATAAAGCTTTCGGCCATTATTTTTATCGCCGGGCTCTAATATCAGCGCCTCGCCCTGCCTGCTTTCGTCATGCACCTTATCCGGAATAAGCAAATCCATTGTCATAAAAAATTGAGCCGCAAAAATACATAATTTTATTTAATGAGTGACAGTTTGTCAGCGTTTAACAATTTTCGCTTTCTGTTGTTATACCCACTGAAGCCGCCATACGGGTTGCTGCAAACACACTTCAACGCGAACAAAAATGGCGGTTAAATTTTTCAAACACAAATGGCAAAAAGTGCTGCTTATAACGGTGGCTGCGCTGTTTATCCTGATACTTATCCCGGTGTTGTTTCTGAATAGCTTCCTGGCACCCAAGCTATCTGATAAGTTAAAAGAGGGAGTGTTAAAAGGCACCGACAGCCTGTATACTATCGATTATAGCGACATAGACCTTAATGTGCTGCAAGGCAGGGCCGTATTATATAACATTACTTTTAAAGCCGATACAGCCGTTTACCACCGCATGAAAAAAAATGGGAACGCACCGGGTACCTTATACGAGCTGCATGTAAACCGGCTTATTGTATCTAACGCGCATCCTTTTGAGCTATATTTTAAAAAGAAACTGAACATCGGTCGCATTGCGCTTAATGAACCGAAAATAGAGATAAACAAACTATTTGTTAAGAACGACACCAGTAAAAAAGATAACCGCACGCTATACCAGAAGCTATCAAAAACCCTTAAAATGGTGCATGTAGGCGAAATATTGCTTACCAATATCAATTACAAACAGCGCGATTACACGGGCCCTGCAATAGCTACATCGCAGCTAAAGGAAATGGATGTAAAGGTGACCGACTTACTAATAGACTCTGCCACCCAAACCGATACTTCGCGTTTTTTATTCAGCAAGGATATCACCACCGAATTAAAAAATTACAGAAGCAAATCGGTCGATGGGTTATACTCATTTAAGGTCAAATCCGTTAAGCTGTCTACCCGAACAAGAAAGCTGAGCATTATCGGCATCAACCTTAAGCCTGTGAATCATACAGTATTTTTTCAAAAAAGTAAAAAAGACAGGTTTACTGTCAGCCTGGATTCGGTACAGCTTAACAATTTCGATTATATCACCTATCAAAAGTCTCAAAGTGTTGATGTGAAAAAACTTGAAATATTTAAAGGAAATTTCGAGGTTTTCAGCAATTATAACGGGCCGCTTCAAACTACCGACAGGCTGGTTACTTTCCCTAACTGGGCCATTCGCCATGCTATTAAAAATACGTTGAATGTTGATACACTCGAGCTGGAGCACATGAACTTTATGTATTCGCAGTTTAGTAAAAAATCAAAAAAATTCGGGCATTTGAAATTTGACAATATCAATGGCCGGCTCCTCAATTTAACAAACCGCGCAGATAAGTTAAAGAAAAACAATATTGCTACCGCCAGCCTCACCAGCTATTTTATGGGCAAGGCTAAACTTAACGTGCACTTTGATTTTAATTTAAACGACGCTACTTACAACTATGCTTACAAAGGGCACCTGGCCCCAATGGATATGGCTGTTGTTAACCCGGTTTTAATGCCGCTTGCTATGGCAAAATTTACATCGGGCAGGGTTACCGGCTTAGATTTTGACGTGCATAGCACACAAAAAGTTTCAAAGGGGACCGTATCGTTTTTATATCACGATCTTAAAGTTGATATACTGCGCCCCGATTATACCAAAAAAACCCTGATCAGTACATTGGCGAATGCCATAGTTTTAAAGCACGACAATCCTGACGATGGTGATAAAACTCCGCGCCTGGCCAATGTGGTGTACATCCGGCCGTCAAACTTCCCGTTCTTTAAAACGGTTTGGCACGTATTGCTCAATGGCATAAAAAATTGCGCGGGTGTTGGTCCCGCCCAGGAAAAGAAGCTTAACAGCCAGGCAGATACCGACGATAAAAAGGAGCAGGAAAAGATCATTAAAAAGGCGGTGAAAGAAAAAGAAAAAGAGGATAAGAAATTTAAAGAGAAAGTAGAGGATAAAAAGAAAGATTAATACTGGAATAATTAATGCTTGCGCTCGTCTGCGACGAGTGCTTAATATGGTTTTACGTTTGCAACGTGAAACCCCGTATCTAACAGTAACACATCCAACAATCCTTTTTCACCTGCATAATTAGCGGCCGAACTGTATAAGTAATGTTCGGGCAACGCAACAATTCCGCTTTTAACCGGGTTATCATGAATATAATCTAATTTTTGAAGAAGGATATCAGGCTTATCACAGGCAATTCCATGATAGCCATCCTGCCATACTTTATAATCCTGTATCCTGTTATTATATTTTGCATGATAACGAAACCTGTAAACTATCCAGTCCTTCCGGCTTTCGTTTTCAGTTTCCATTAGTTTCATTATTTGCTTATTGGTGTGCTTTTTAAAATCCCGTATGATATCAGAAAGCCTTGCCGGAAGTTGTGCAGACACCAATAAATGCAGATGATTGGTCATTAAACAGTAGGCGTAAATTTCAAGCCCCTTGTTTTGCCGACAGTATTTAAGCGAATCAATTATTAATTCTTTGTATGAAGGTCTTGTAAAAATATCGATCCAGTCAACAATTGTAAAAGTAACAAAGTAAATTTCTTCGGGACCTCTTACTCTGTATTGGTGTGACATGGCTAAGGCTGTTTTGTAAATATAAAAATAATAGCGATGCAATCGCAAAACCTATGTTAAGCACTCGTCGCAGAGAAGCGCAAGATATAACAGCGATGCAATCGCAAACCTATGTTAAGCACTCGTCGCAGACGAGCGCAAGATATAATGATGATTTATCTACTGCAATAATAGCTTCAAGTTAATACCAAAATTGGTAAACGATGTATTAAACGCCTGCGAAGTATAAGGCTTGGTAATGTTGCTATCGTAAAACAGGTTTAGGTTAAAGCGCTGGTTTATCACATAATCGATAGAAGGCCGCAGGGTGATGTTTTGCGCGCCCGATGATACTTCGGCGTTAGGCACATCGGCCCGGTAAATAAGCGTTTTGTTATCGCGCACCGCAACATCAAGTTTAAAATTGATGTCATTATCCGTGCGGGCCCCTGTGCCGAACAGCCCCCATGGCATCCTGAAATTTTTTGGCCGGTAACCAAACCCAAATACCAGAATGTTCTCGTCCTGCTGTGCCAGCTGGCTGTTTAGCAAGCTTAAGTTCAACGACCGCGTTTTGCGATACTCAAAATTGACGGTCATGCTGTTTTTAAAGCGCACATCGGCGCCCAGTAAGGGTACAAACTGCTCAAATATAGCCACCTGCGAAAACTGGTAAAACGGCAGGAAATCGTTATTAAAATCTCTTGAGCTTACCGCGCCGTTATTTTCCTGGTATTGCAGCAGGGTGGTATAGCTGCTTACGTTATATGACGACCGATAACCGTGCTTCAGGTCGAACGATTCAAACAAGTCTGCAAAGAACGGCAGCCTGCCCAGCCCGCCGTATGAAATTTGCCAGTTAGGGATAGGAATATTAGGGAACTGACTGGTGTTTGCCGAACCCGCATCTTTACCCGCGTAAGCCGCCAAAAACGCCGGCACCAGCACGTTTTGGGCATTAGGCCCGTAACCATCGGCAAAACCACCGGCAGCACCACCCGAATTTGGATTAGTGCGGCCAAGCCTTTGCGAGACTACCGCACGGTTATCTAAAAATTTCTGATAGGCAGGCGATGTGTTGTCAACACTGCCGCCCTTTGAAAATGCGGTAGCCAGGGACATGAACGAGATACTGTAAGTACCTGATGTAACCGGGCTAAGGCTTTCGATGCTGTTGGTTGATGCCAGGTACTTAAAATTAGTTTGATAATTGCGGTCCTGGGTTTTAAAGGCTATCAGCTCGATACGCAGGTCAGGCACCGGCTCAATAATGCTGCGCAGGTGGATATCTTCGTTAAAGGACCTAACGTACAATTGATTCTGCAGGGTATCTGTTGTTATCCATCCGTTTGCTACTGCCCTGTTACGCAGATCCGCCTGGCTGCCCAACAAAAACCCGATACCCGGAGCGTCGTAAGTAAGGTCCTGCCCAAAAAAGTTGGACTGCGGCAAATACCCCGGCAGGAACGTACCTTCGGTACGGCTGTAGGTACCGCTGATACTTTTAATGCTGGTTAAAAGTCCCGTGAAAAACTTTGCCGCTCCTTTTTTCTCGTTCCTGCCTTTACGAAGGGCGCTAAACTTGTTGTAAAAGTTCGAGAAATTCAAGTTAGGGTTCAGCTGTATGGTACGCGCGTTCTGTATGCTGTTGCCCACGTCATAAGTAGGGTCGTTTATGGCAAACTCGGGCTGGCTTTGCCAGTTAAAGTTAGTGCTGTAACGCACGGTAAGGGCGGTCCAGTCAAGGCCGGGTAATTTATTTACAGGCGCGGTCCAGTTCAAATTAATGGTATGGTTATAGTTTGTGGTGCGGCCCAATCGCCAAAGGTTTTCCCAAAGTGTATCGCGTTTCAAGCCATTTATACGCCCGGCGGGCTCATCCACAACAGACAAATTGGTTGCATCGATGTCAAGCGATAACGACTTTGACAGGTTCCACCCTATTCCGTAAACGCGGGTTATATTGAAGTTTTTGTTAAACGATGTTGGGATAGGTATAAAATTATTGGGGTCGTTATTGCGCAGGGTGTTCTCCGAATAAAAACGATCGAAATTAATGCTGAAGTTAAGTCTGGATGGCAATATACTGAAATTAAAATCACGCGCCAGCGCAAGCAGATTGCTCTTTATGATCTTAGCAAAAGGCGCGTAATACTTAGGCTCTTTATTGTAATTATAATTCAGCGCTACGCGATAGGTTTTGGCAAAGTCGTTCTCCACAATAAAATCGTGGTGCTGGTATTCGGTATAGGCGTAGGTAGCTGCAAAGTTTTCGATGTCCCATACATGCACCGTCGCCGAAGGATCAGTGCGCTCTTTATGCACATTGGTAAAGTTGATACTTTTGCGCATAGTGTAGTCCGTGGTAACATTTTTTATAGAGTCGCGCGCCTGGCTGGTTGGTGCCGCCGCAAGCGATTTTTTCAGCTCCACATCGGGCGATCCGGGGTCGTACTGCGGGTTACTTACCTGGGTTGATATATTTACATAGGCTGGTATGCGTATGCCGCTTTTCTCAGGGAAGAACTTGCCCAGCTCCACACTTGCCGATGCATCTATCGCCTGGTTATCACTACGGTTACGGTCGCCTATACGCGAATCAAGGGTACCAAACCCAATGGTGCTTTTACTGCCCGATACGGTGATATTGGCAAAGTCAGCCAGGGCGGCATCAACCCTTGCTGTAGCAGCCCAGCCGCCGCGCTGGTCAAAATCAGTCAGCCGCAATTCGTCAAACCAAACCGTGCCTGTTTTATTTAAGCCGTCGTCGCCGGGCAGGCCGCCAGGTTTGTATGGGTTACGCACGCCCAGCATTATCGTACGCAACCGGCTCAGGTCGGGCTGGCCCTTAATGGTTACCTTGTTACGGCCATCGGTATATACAAATGGCACCGTAAACGGCCATGGCTGCCCGTTTAGTTTTGCGTTGTTACGTGCCAGTTTCGCATCAACCAATATTGATAGTTGCAGGTCCAGTTCGTTGTTTGCCGGCCATATAGCACCAGGGTCGCGGGTGCCGGGCTGGGTAATTGCCAAAGGCACTTCATACTCGTAGTAGTTGTCCTGGTAATCAACGCCAAGGCGCACAAAACCGCTCAGGTCGTTATCTTTTAGTTGATCGCCCTCGGCGTGGATAAACATCTGGATACGTTTGTACGAGCGCAGATCGTTAAAAAAGGTGCGGAAAGCCGCCCGCGAATAGCCATCGCGCAGGTTGGCAACATTAAGCGACAGCGATTGCTCATTAAGCTTTGTATCGGTTTGCAGGTTATTGTAGTTACGCTGGCGGTTTATACCCGGCGGCACCACATAGGGTATTGGCGACCGGTTACCGTTCTCTTCAATATTTACGGCCTGCACATCAAGGGTAGAGCCATCTACAACCGGGTTGATTATGGCTGGGTCGGCAATAACATTGGTCTGGCTGTTTTCGGCGTTAAAGGTGCGCCACTCGCCCCTTACCAGTTGCAGGGTGGCAAAACGCAGTATAGAAGTATCGGCAAAGTTGGTCATGAACATACGCATAAAACGGATGGCCTTAAAATCCTGGATGTTGCCAACCTTGCTTTGGTAATCGGTAATAGGTATCCTAAACTGGTACCAGGTTACCGGCTGTGTGGTGCCGTTTGGCAGTTTTATGTTGGATGTTATTTTGTCGTTGATAAAGTTTTGGCCAACGATCATATCCTGTGGCCGGATAGATACCCGGTACTGAAAATATTCATCGGTCTGGCTCATGTTGTTATCGCGGTTAATATCCTCGCCATCGGGCAGCGATGTTGATGCCGACGTTTGAATGCCCAGCTCGGCCTGTGATTGCTCCGCTGTTTTGGAGTTACCCTCGGTACCGTTGTACCTGCTGTAACGTTCCAATATCCCCGCACCGGCCTGGTCAAGCGCGGCCCCCTGGTAGTACTGGTAATCATCTGATGACGGGTCGTTTGAAAAAGCTGCCGCCGCCTGCGAATTCAACTGGCCCTGAACCTGCTGCAGTATGGGCGCAAACTTCACTTTCTCGTCGTTATCGTTAAGCCCGTCAATACCCACATCCTGCAGCTTGCGCGATTCGGGGTTATTATCAAAAGCGTTAATAACCGGCTGTAATTTTGATACCCGCCCCCAATTGGTTTCGTCCACCTTATCTGCGCCTGCGGCATCTACCGGTAAACCATTCTCGAGGCTCTTACGGCCATCTTTTAAGATATCTTCGGATACGCTGCCCAGGTTAAAATACAGATCGCCGCCCGCAGCGTTTGGTTTGTAAATAAATGGATCCATCACCCAAAACTCGATGTACCCTACATTTAACGATTCGAAGTCATTGGTTTCAAGTTTGCGGAACATACCACCCCACCTGTTTTTGGGATTTTGCAGGCTGCCATCGGGGTTAATACCGGTGGTGGTATAGTTATAAGGCCCCCTCACGGTTGGATAAAAAACCATATTTAATGTAGAAAGGCTTAAGGGCTGTCCGGTGGTTGATTGCTTGTAAGGGAATACTTCCTGCTCTATAACCTGCCTTACGTAGTGGTTTGAAAGTTCGTTACGCGATATGTTTGCAGTGCCCGAGCTTGTATAAAAGATAGGGTCGATGTTATAAAAGGCAAGTCGGGCACGGTTAAAGCCGTAGCTCAGGTCATCAAACCTGTCCGACTCGGGGAACATTTGTGGTGTGCCGGATATTTGCCAGCTAATGGCGCTTTTTATATCTATTACCGAACGACTGTTCTCAAAATCATCCAGGTATGATGTCCCGTTCCTGGAGCCGGCAAAATTCAGCGCGCCGGGGCTGCCGGGCATTAATTTGGCAAATTCGCCGCTAAAGTTTATAGTAGATGGCGCTTTGGTGTTTATGAACGGTATCTTATCCACCAATCGCGTCAAAAAGCGCGAATTGGTACTATAGTTCGCATCAAGGCCCCAAATGGTGTTCGAGATCGACTCCTCGCCTACAATTTCATTCTGCGTGATCGGCTGCTCGGTGAGATGCATAATTGTACCGCCAAGCAGAAGTTTATCGCTAAAATGGTAATCGAGTCGCGACCCGAACAACGATTTTTGCTGTACCCCAAAAAGTTCGTTATTTTCTAACTTGATATTAATGCTTTGGCCCGAAGCCAGTAAAGCCTGGTTTAGCACCCTTATACGGCCCGCGTTGTAATCAATGGTGTAATCGGTACCCTCCTGCAGCTTTACCGAACCGGCAGTAACCACTACTGAGCCCTGCGGAATGTTCACCGCGTTAAGCTGGTACTCCGAGCCGCTTTGCGATGTGTACGTACCTTTTATTAAATACCTGTTCAGTTTCGGGAAAAGCTGCTGCGCTATGGTTTTAGTAGAATCATATAAAGGCTGGTAGGAATAACGGGCAGCCAGGTCAGCTTCGCCCGCGGTAAATTGTTTGGCCAGGTCGCTACCAAAAGGTTCCAGCACCGGGAACATTATGCGGCCTTGCTGCGAATCG includes:
- a CDS encoding LptE family protein; translated protein: MKTIDIQFFENNAPLVVPTLSQTFTEALKNRIRSQTSLSIVRGEADGIMSGAITNYSIAPVSIQATNSNTPPIAGASRLTITVSVKYVKYIYKDGKRTDEPDKILSFEESFTKYKEFTGESSSQEQALIQDIVKQLTEDIFNRAFANW
- a CDS encoding sigma-54-dependent Fis family transcriptional regulator, with the protein product MEVQEIKQRFGIIGNSPLLNRAINIANQVAPTDISVLITGESGSGKEVFSHIIHQMSPRKHGPFIAVNCGAIPEGTIDSELFGHEKGAYTGAIGERKGYFETVNGGTIFLDEIAEMPLGTQARLLRVLESGQYIRVGSSKVEKTNVRVIAATNVDVYDAVKAGKFREDLYYRLNTVPLRIPPLRDRKEDIFLLFRKFTSDFTDKYRTPPIQLDDEAQQVLINYSWPGNVRQLKNMAEQLAVLERDRIITAATLLTYIPHEASRSNLPMRLDSQPKEDFSERDILYKVLFDMKRDMVELKKLVADIIEHGGVSANFQHNSPAITQLYRDIELPTNKHEAQFTLQQPVNNSGGNNNTDYNITHDAEEVEESLSLIEKESDLIRKALKKHKGKRKLAANELGISERTLYRKIKELDL
- a CDS encoding four helix bundle protein — its product is MKHNFKSLKIWQRSMDLTDLTFEYCKGLPVEERFNLIDQLNRCSCSIPSNIAEGSGKRTKIHFAEFLTTSLTSSFEVETQLLICERRAYGSQNKLKECLELVAEIQKMIFNFREYILKGDD
- the miaB gene encoding tRNA (N6-isopentenyl adenosine(37)-C2)-methylthiotransferase MiaB; amino-acid sequence: MDLLIPDKVHDESRQGEALILEPGDKNNGRKLYIESYGCAMNFSDSEIVASILAEKGFETTSDFNNADVVFINTCSIRENAEVRVRNRLKEFAGAKFRNPGMVVGVLGCMAERLKAKFLEEEKLVDVVVGPDAYRSLPDLIEQVDSGQRAVNVLLSREETYADISPVRLNSNGINAFVSIMRGCDNMCSFCVVPFTRGRERSRDAYSVVAECRALFEAGYREVTLLGQNVDSYKWSGQSADGSEQLAVGDEVKVVNFANLLEMVALVSPELRVRFSTSHPKDITDEVLHTIARYENICNYIHLPVQSGNSRILEMMNRTYDREWYMNRIDAIRRIIPECAISTDVITGFCTETEEEHNDTVTMMDYVKYDFAYMFKYSERPGTLAAKRYTDDIPEDVKQRRLAQIVAKQQQYSFYRMQARIGKIEKVLIEGFSKKSDKDYCGRSDQNAMVIFPVNENYKPGRYVNVLVERTTSATLIGTIV
- a CDS encoding transposase, whose amino-acid sequence is MSHQYRVRGPEEIYFVTFTIVDWIDIFTRPSYKELIIDSLKYCRQNKGLEIYAYCLMTNHLHLLVSAQLPARLSDIIRDFKKHTNKQIMKLMETENESRKDWIVYRFRYHAKYNNRIQDYKVWQDGYHGIACDKPDILLQKLDYIHDNPVKSGIVALPEHYLYSSAANYAGEKGLLDVLLLDTGFHVANVKPY
- the sprA gene encoding cell surface protein SprA; protein product: MIRIFTTKLFVVILMVSALGGVGKLFAQQTPVQRPPGQQTTGQQPTSPRPGQQVPNSQQQPNQPQQIGQRPPVQQGQQQAAPVAAKIDTGIKPGPISFNEPQSKRQRNGIFFADPPGLVRTIEYDAATNKYILYERVGSLLYRAPQYLTFAEYLLLQQRGVKREYFKQLADNYAYESQQPGFIPQMKVRSKTFEQIFGSSNINIRPQGSAEVILAGQVNKNENPLFNTRQRNQFNFNFDQRIQLNVTGEIGDKLKITTNYNTEAQFQFENQIKLDYTGHPDEIIQKIEAGTVSMPLNTTLISGSQALFGVKTKLKFGKLDVTSIFSQQRSQSKNLTINNGAQQQNINITAADYESNKHFFLSQYFRNNYNRALANIPIISSNINITKIEVWTTNRTNVTTDSRDILAFIDLGENRPYNTALVQGGPGFSALPAGFKGPGFTQQSNSLLNNLPAGARNTNSNDAANYFRATGATDNYAKLTYARKLTDKEFTLHPQLGYISLNYPLNNDEVLAVAYQYSVNGVQYQVGEFSSDRAVDPNTPTVLYTKLLKNELLKTNLPTWDLMMKNIYSLGAYQISPTDFKLNISRLDDKSGIEKTIMDEGQNTKGKRWLQITGVDNLDQQNDKRPDGYFDFLEGITIDSQQGRIMFPVLEPFGSDLAKQFTAGEADLAARYSYQPLYDSTKTIAQQLFPKLNRYLIKGTYTSQSGSEYQLNAVNIPQGSVVVTAGSVKLQEGTDYTIDYNAGRIRVLNQALLASGQSINIKLENNELFGVQQKSLFGSRLDYHFSDKLLLGGTIMHLTEQPITQNEIVGEESISNTIWGLDANYSTNSRFLTRLVDKIPFINTKAPSTINFSGEFAKLMPGSPGALNFAGSRNGTSYLDDFENSRSVIDIKSAISWQISGTPQMFPESDRFDDLSYGFNRARLAFYNIDPIFYTSSGTANISRNELSNHYVRQVIEQEVFPYKQSTTGQPLSLSTLNMVFYPTVRGPYNYTTTGINPDGSLQNPKNRWGGMFRKLETNDFESLNVGYIEFWVMDPFIYKPNAAGGDLYFNLGSVSEDILKDGRKSLENGLPVDAAGADKVDETNWGRVSKLQPVINAFDNNPESRKLQDVGIDGLNDNDEKVKFAPILQQVQGQLNSQAAAAFSNDPSSDDYQYYQGAALDQAGAGILERYSRYNGTEGNSKTAEQSQAELGIQTSASTSLPDGEDINRDNNMSQTDEYFQYRVSIRPQDMIVGQNFINDKITSNIKLPNGTTQPVTWYQFRIPITDYQSKVGNIQDFKAIRFMRMFMTNFADTSILRFATLQLVRGEWRTFNAENSQTNVIADPAIINPVVDGSTLDVQAVNIEENGNRSPIPYVVPPGINRQRNYNNLQTDTKLNEQSLSLNVANLRDGYSRAAFRTFFNDLRSYKRIQMFIHAEGDQLKDNDLSGFVRLGVDYQDNYYEYEVPLAITQPGTRDPGAIWPANNELDLQLSILVDAKLARNNAKLNGQPWPFTVPFVYTDGRNKVTIKGQPDLSRLRTIMLGVRNPYKPGGLPGDDGLNKTGTVWFDELRLTDFDQRGGWAATARVDAALADFANITVSGSKSTIGFGTLDSRIGDRNRSDNQAIDASASVELGKFFPEKSGIRIPAYVNISTQVSNPQYDPGSPDVELKKSLAAAPTSQARDSIKNVTTDYTMRKSINFTNVHKERTDPSATVHVWDIENFAATYAYTEYQHHDFIVENDFAKTYRVALNYNYNKEPKYYAPFAKIIKSNLLALARDFNFSILPSRLNFSINFDRFYSENTLRNNDPNNFIPIPTSFNKNFNITRVYGIGWNLSKSLSLDIDATNLSVVDEPAGRINGLKRDTLWENLWRLGRTTNYNHTINLNWTAPVNKLPGLDWTALTVRYSTNFNWQSQPEFAINDPTYDVGNSIQNARTIQLNPNLNFSNFYNKFSALRKGRNEKKGAAKFFTGLLTSIKSISGTYSRTEGTFLPGYLPQSNFFGQDLTYDAPGIGFLLGSQADLRNRAVANGWITTDTLQNQLYVRSFNEDIHLRSIIEPVPDLRIELIAFKTQDRNYQTNFKYLASTNSIESLSPVTSGTYSISFMSLATAFSKGGSVDNTSPAYQKFLDNRAVVSQRLGRTNPNSGGAAGGFADGYGPNAQNVLVPAFLAAYAGKDAGSANTSQFPNIPIPNWQISYGGLGRLPFFADLFESFDLKHGYRSSYNVSSYTTLLQYQENNGAVSSRDFNNDFLPFYQFSQVAIFEQFVPLLGADVRFKNSMTVNFEYRKTRSLNLSLLNSQLAQQDENILVFGFGYRPKNFRMPWGLFGTGARTDNDINFKLDVAVRDNKTLIYRADVPNAEVSSGAQNITLRPSIDYVINQRFNLNLFYDSNITKPYTSQAFNTSFTNFGINLKLLLQ